A genomic window from Methanoculleus sp. SDB includes:
- a CDS encoding 50S ribosomal protein L30: protein MDFETSLRRAIKSGTVSIGQNSTKACIKEGTAQMVVIAKNCPNDIIETLDEQANVFTHRYDGSSIQLGKVCGKPFMVSALAIVDAGESDILSIKRI, encoded by the coding sequence ATGGATTTCGAAACGTCATTACGTCGGGCAATTAAATCAGGGACCGTTTCAATCGGCCAGAACTCGACGAAGGCATGCATCAAAGAGGGAACAGCACAGATGGTCGTCATCGCAAAAAACTGCCCGAACGACATTATTGAGACTCTTGATGAGCAGGCGAACGTGTTCACGCACCGCTACGATGGTTCGAGTATTCAACTCGGCAAAGTATGCGGCAAACCGTTCATGGTCAGCGCCCTTGCCATTGTGGATGCCGGCGAATCCGACATCCTCTCAATTAAGAGGATCTGA